A genome region from Leifsonia sp. Root112D2 includes the following:
- a CDS encoding TetR/AcrR family transcriptional regulator — protein sequence MPHLRTDAQENRDQILAAASAVFAETGLDVGMREIARRAGVGPATLYRRFPTKQALIDEAFSVELQACRAIVTEGCANPDAWRGFISVVERLTSLNVQNRGFVDAFTSSNSVSEIITEHRRELLRMLDRLARRAQQSGQLRCDFHIDDLTLMLRAGRGLASGRPEARAAAARRFARLAIDAFQAQPTRTPPA from the coding sequence TTGCCTCATCTGCGAACCGACGCACAAGAGAATCGCGACCAGATCCTGGCCGCCGCATCCGCCGTGTTCGCAGAGACCGGCCTCGACGTGGGAATGCGCGAAATCGCCCGCCGAGCCGGAGTCGGGCCAGCCACGCTCTATCGACGCTTCCCGACAAAGCAAGCGCTGATCGACGAAGCGTTCTCCGTCGAACTGCAGGCATGCCGCGCCATCGTGACAGAAGGTTGCGCCAACCCGGATGCGTGGCGCGGCTTCATCTCCGTCGTGGAGCGTCTCACCTCCCTCAACGTGCAGAACAGAGGCTTCGTCGACGCGTTTACGTCATCGAACTCCGTGAGCGAGATCATCACCGAGCATCGACGCGAACTCCTTCGCATGCTTGATCGGCTTGCGCGTCGCGCTCAACAAAGCGGCCAACTCAGATGCGACTTTCACATCGACGACCTCACACTCATGCTTCGAGCAGGACGGGGACTGGCCAGCGGTCGCCCTGAGGCCAGGGCCGCCGCCGCGCGCCGATTCGCGAGGCTAGCGATCGATGCGTTCCAAGCCCAACCCACGCGCACGCCACCAGCCTGA
- a CDS encoding MFS transporter gives MAQTQNDGIVAVDTAPQTGRRRWIGLGVLAAALSMIVLDGTIVGVALPVLIDKLKLDLSEAQWVNGIYSVVFAALLLTAGRLGDRLGRRRMLVVGILIFMAGSLLAALSGDAGALILARVVQGVGGALILPTTLSSVNATFRGRDRAVAFGIWGAVISGMAAFGPLLGGWLTTAFGWQWIFVVNLPLGAIILVGAFLTVTDTRAVITSRGLDVDGLLLSAIGFGGLVFAMIEGRALGWWKPTAEFSIFGWVWPASAPVSPVPVAGAIGVAAIALFILWERHRGHNGRSAILDLSLFTVPTFTWGNLTALCVAIGEFGLLFVLPLFIVNAMELTTLGAGLVLAAMGVGAFFSGSMARHLAERMGAPNVVLLGLGIEVVGVTATALLLSASGSPWVLALLLVVYGLGLGLASAQLTGTVLADIPTEQSGQGSATQSTVRQVGSALGTALIGGVLAAGLSGTGPEALSAGMADASRTSLFVAAGFLALGFLFALRLRSRSRRRP, from the coding sequence ATGGCACAGACTCAGAACGACGGAATCGTCGCCGTCGACACCGCACCCCAGACGGGCCGTCGCCGCTGGATCGGTCTCGGCGTGCTGGCGGCCGCGCTCTCGATGATCGTGCTCGATGGCACCATCGTGGGTGTCGCACTACCGGTGCTGATCGACAAACTCAAGCTCGACCTCAGCGAAGCGCAGTGGGTCAACGGCATTTACTCCGTCGTTTTCGCGGCGCTGCTGCTGACAGCCGGCCGGCTCGGTGACAGGCTCGGGCGGCGCCGGATGCTCGTGGTCGGCATCCTGATATTCATGGCGGGAAGCCTGCTGGCCGCGCTGTCGGGCGACGCCGGCGCGCTGATTCTCGCCCGTGTTGTGCAGGGCGTCGGCGGCGCGCTCATTCTGCCGACGACGCTGTCCAGTGTCAACGCGACCTTTCGTGGCCGCGACCGTGCTGTCGCTTTCGGCATCTGGGGCGCCGTTATCTCGGGCATGGCCGCATTCGGCCCCTTGCTCGGCGGCTGGCTGACCACCGCATTCGGCTGGCAGTGGATCTTCGTGGTCAACCTGCCGCTGGGCGCGATCATCCTCGTCGGCGCATTCCTCACCGTCACCGACACTCGGGCGGTGATTACCTCCCGCGGCCTCGATGTCGACGGTCTGCTGCTGAGCGCTATCGGCTTCGGCGGTCTCGTCTTCGCCATGATCGAAGGGCGCGCGCTGGGGTGGTGGAAACCAACCGCAGAGTTCAGCATCTTCGGATGGGTGTGGCCGGCATCCGCCCCCGTCTCGCCCGTTCCGGTGGCCGGGGCGATAGGTGTTGCCGCCATTGCGCTGTTCATTCTGTGGGAGCGGCACCGCGGCCATAACGGGCGCTCCGCCATTCTGGATCTTTCGCTGTTCACGGTGCCGACCTTTACCTGGGGCAACCTGACGGCGCTGTGCGTGGCGATAGGCGAATTCGGTCTGCTGTTCGTGCTTCCACTGTTCATCGTCAACGCGATGGAGCTCACAACTCTCGGGGCAGGTCTCGTGCTGGCGGCGATGGGTGTCGGGGCCTTCTTCTCGGGCTCGATGGCGCGGCATCTCGCCGAGCGAATGGGTGCGCCGAACGTCGTGCTGCTCGGTCTCGGAATCGAGGTTGTCGGCGTGACCGCCACGGCACTGCTGCTCAGTGCGAGCGGCTCCCCCTGGGTTCTCGCGTTGCTGCTGGTGGTCTATGGGCTCGGTCTCGGTCTCGCATCCGCCCAGCTGACCGGAACGGTGCTCGCCGACATTCCGACCGAGCAGTCGGGGCAGGGTTCGGCGACGCAGAGCACGGTGCGCCAAGTGGGGTCAGCTCTCGGCACGGCGCTCATCGGTGGGGTCCTCGCCGCGGGACTTTCCGGCACCGGGCCCGAGGCGTTGTCAGCCGGCATGGCGGATGCCTCGCGCACCTCGCTCTTCGTAGCCGCCGGTTTTCTTGCCCTCGGCTTTCTCTTCGCGCTGCGCCTGCGGTCGCGCTCGCGGAGGCGCCCCTGA
- a CDS encoding glycosyltransferase 87 family protein, translating into MSNGTDTLLDTVASERADTAAPATTRVWWERPRMLLLGFVVAHLALFAALLPSMLNGHPLGDLSLYRRWAEGALGAGHWPGVSESWVYPVGAVVPVIVAELAGPLLFELIWVLLTTALNGLATWMLARGPHTRARYLAAWWWLLLVVVLSPVDPLRLDGLTAPMVVIALVMLARCPAVAGVILAAATWIKVWPAAVLLAVFVTARRRWVVAAAAAALTAVVVAVVIAFGGGAHIASFATEQSDRAIQLEAPVATPWVWMTVFGIPAASIWLNRSIATQEVYGPGDSVVAACMTPAMLVAVLGILILAVMAHRRSKDSRRVLLVAALALTAALIVFNKVGSPQYMLWLVPPIAVGLVWHVRQWRVPAILMIAIAALTTLVFPILYVPLTNGDALAASVLLARNLLLIMLLGWAIWRLVRLTRASTPLR; encoded by the coding sequence ATGAGCAACGGTACCGACACGCTTCTCGATACCGTGGCCTCCGAACGGGCCGACACTGCCGCCCCGGCGACCACGCGCGTCTGGTGGGAGCGGCCGCGCATGTTGCTGCTCGGCTTCGTCGTGGCGCACCTGGCACTCTTCGCCGCGCTGTTGCCGAGCATGCTGAACGGGCATCCGCTGGGCGATCTTTCGCTGTACCGACGCTGGGCCGAGGGCGCGCTGGGCGCCGGCCACTGGCCCGGAGTCTCCGAGTCGTGGGTCTACCCCGTCGGCGCCGTTGTGCCGGTGATTGTCGCCGAACTCGCCGGCCCACTTCTCTTCGAACTCATCTGGGTACTGCTCACGACAGCCCTCAACGGCCTTGCGACCTGGATGCTTGCGCGCGGCCCCCACACGCGGGCGCGGTATCTCGCCGCCTGGTGGTGGTTGCTTCTCGTTGTCGTGCTCAGCCCGGTCGACCCGCTGCGCCTCGATGGCCTGACCGCACCGATGGTCGTGATCGCGCTTGTCATGCTTGCCCGCTGCCCCGCTGTCGCCGGTGTCATCCTCGCGGCGGCCACCTGGATCAAGGTGTGGCCGGCCGCGGTACTGCTCGCCGTGTTCGTCACCGCGCGACGGCGCTGGGTCGTCGCCGCAGCGGCCGCCGCCCTCACCGCTGTCGTCGTCGCGGTGGTGATCGCGTTCGGCGGGGGCGCGCACATCGCCAGCTTCGCCACGGAACAGTCCGATCGGGCCATCCAGCTCGAGGCGCCCGTGGCCACGCCGTGGGTCTGGATGACCGTCTTCGGAATACCCGCCGCCTCCATCTGGCTGAACCGCTCCATCGCGACGCAGGAGGTCTACGGCCCGGGCGACAGCGTCGTGGCGGCCTGCATGACTCCGGCGATGCTCGTTGCCGTGCTCGGCATCCTGATTCTCGCCGTGATGGCCCACCGGCGCTCCAAAGACTCGCGTCGCGTGCTGCTCGTAGCCGCGCTCGCACTCACCGCCGCGCTCATCGTGTTCAACAAGGTGGGGTCGCCGCAGTACATGCTCTGGCTGGTGCCGCCGATCGCCGTCGGCCTTGTCTGGCACGTGCGGCAGTGGCGCGTTCCGGCGATACTCATGATCGCCATCGCTGCGCTCACGACCCTCGTCTTTCCAATCCTGTACGTGCCCCTCACCAATGGCGACGCCCTGGCCGCCTCAGTGCTGCTCGCACGCAATCTGCTGCTGATAATGCTGCTTGGCTGGGCGATCTGGAGGCTGGTGCGGCTCACGCGCGCGTCGACACCGTTACGGTGA
- a CDS encoding PadR family transcriptional regulator translates to MKYAHNRNPRNQHHAEAASAFVRFHHDPSGERHGRGRGFGGPGFGGFGPAGFDPRNFGPRGQRRANRGDVRAAILSLLETGSSSGYGLIKAIAEKTGGAWRPSPGSVYPTLQQLVDEELIVATGDDRRTEYELSETGRSYVEEHAEELAQAWQSNPGPTKADAAFYESVGKLMGVVHQFRLSATEQQRTAAIDKIDDLRRSLYLILAD, encoded by the coding sequence ATGAAATACGCACACAACAGAAACCCACGCAACCAACACCATGCAGAGGCCGCTTCGGCTTTCGTACGGTTCCACCACGACCCCTCGGGCGAGCGTCATGGCCGCGGACGCGGCTTCGGTGGCCCGGGCTTCGGTGGCTTCGGCCCGGCCGGCTTCGATCCGCGAAACTTCGGGCCCCGCGGCCAGCGCCGCGCCAATCGCGGCGACGTTCGGGCGGCGATTCTCTCGCTTCTCGAGACCGGTTCGTCAAGCGGCTACGGCCTGATCAAAGCCATCGCCGAGAAGACCGGTGGCGCCTGGCGCCCCAGCCCCGGATCGGTCTACCCGACCCTGCAGCAGTTGGTCGATGAAGAGCTCATCGTGGCGACTGGCGACGACCGACGCACCGAGTACGAACTGTCAGAGACGGGTCGCAGCTACGTCGAGGAACACGCGGAGGAGCTTGCGCAGGCCTGGCAGTCGAATCCGGGCCCCACGAAGGCGGATGCCGCTTTCTACGAAAGCGTAGGAAAGCTGATGGGCGTGGTCCACCAGTTCCGGCTCTCGGCAACCGAGCAGCAGCGCACCGCCGCGATCGACAAGATCGATGACCTGCGCCGTTCGCTCTACCTGATTCTCGCCGACTAA
- a CDS encoding SRPBCC family protein, with translation MAANYTTSITVDATPQEAFDAINDVPAWWGRITGSTTAVGDEFVYLVPGLHYSGFRVTELAPKIHIAWLVTGSYLDFVTDKQEWTGTTARFDIDATDQGTRITFTHDGLKPEDECYELCSNAWGMFVNGSLKAFIETGTGQPYSFDGDEALTPDDHAELHQQVAEAAALANNAG, from the coding sequence ATGGCCGCGAACTACACGACGTCGATCACGGTGGATGCCACGCCACAAGAAGCGTTCGATGCGATTAACGACGTTCCCGCGTGGTGGGGACGAATCACTGGTTCGACGACCGCGGTCGGTGATGAGTTCGTCTATCTCGTTCCCGGGTTGCACTACAGCGGATTTCGCGTCACCGAACTCGCCCCGAAGATCCATATCGCGTGGCTCGTCACCGGCAGCTATCTCGACTTCGTAACCGACAAGCAGGAGTGGACGGGCACCACGGCTCGGTTCGACATTGATGCGACCGACCAGGGAACGCGGATCACCTTCACCCACGACGGCCTCAAGCCTGAGGACGAGTGCTACGAGCTGTGCTCGAACGCGTGGGGCATGTTCGTCAACGGCAGCCTCAAAGCGTTCATCGAGACCGGAACGGGCCAGCCGTACTCATTCGATGGCGACGAAGCGCTGACCCCGGACGATCACGCAGAGCTGCACCAGCAGGTGGCCGAGGCAGCCGCACTCGCAAACAACGCGGGCTGA
- a CDS encoding winged helix-turn-helix transcriptional regulator codes for MLGKTYDTQVCSIARSLELVGERWSLLIIRDALFARVTRFGDFQHNLGIATNVLTSRLESFVAGGIMEREGSADYILTAKGRALAVALIALTEWGDTWASPIEPPILYRHAACEDGAVHAVVACEACGIVPEEEVAIRIGPGMPAEYLAQRRGGNRSR; via the coding sequence ATGTTGGGCAAGACGTACGACACTCAGGTGTGCTCGATCGCGCGATCACTCGAACTCGTCGGCGAGCGATGGAGTCTGCTCATCATCCGCGACGCCCTGTTCGCCCGGGTGACACGCTTCGGCGACTTTCAACACAATCTCGGAATAGCGACCAATGTGCTCACGTCGCGACTGGAGTCGTTCGTGGCGGGCGGCATTATGGAGCGCGAAGGTTCAGCCGACTACATCCTCACCGCCAAAGGCCGCGCACTCGCTGTCGCGCTGATTGCCCTTACCGAGTGGGGCGATACGTGGGCCTCTCCCATCGAACCGCCGATCCTGTACCGGCACGCCGCCTGTGAGGACGGCGCTGTGCACGCGGTCGTTGCATGCGAGGCGTGCGGCATCGTGCCCGAGGAGGAGGTCGCTATTCGCATCGGGCCGGGCATGCCCGCCGAGTACCTCGCGCAGCGACGCGGAGGAAATCGTTCACGCTGA
- the map gene encoding type I methionyl aminopeptidase, with protein sequence MIELHTKAEIEAMKPAGEFVANTLTALKEASRVGVSLLELDAIAHDMIRKRGAESCYLDYAPSFGSGPFGYVLCTSVNDAVLHGKPTPYRLGDGDLLSLDFAVSVDGWVADSAISFAVGTARQEDLELIRLTEDALDAAIAVARVGNKIGDISHAIGAVAHAAGVPVNLEFGGHGVGRTMHGDPHVANDGRPGRGYPLRPGLVIALEPWFMRGTDKLRTDADGWTLRSSDGSRTAHSEHTIAITERGPIVLTGRARPEGHD encoded by the coding sequence ATGATCGAGCTGCACACGAAGGCAGAAATCGAAGCGATGAAACCCGCTGGTGAGTTCGTGGCCAACACGCTTACCGCTCTGAAAGAGGCCTCGCGGGTTGGAGTCAGCCTGCTCGAACTGGATGCGATCGCGCACGACATGATCCGCAAGCGTGGCGCCGAATCGTGCTATCTGGACTACGCGCCGTCGTTCGGTTCCGGGCCTTTCGGCTACGTGCTGTGCACCTCTGTCAACGACGCCGTGCTGCACGGAAAACCAACCCCGTACCGACTGGGCGACGGGGATCTGCTCAGCCTCGACTTCGCCGTCAGCGTTGATGGGTGGGTCGCGGACTCCGCCATCAGCTTTGCCGTCGGCACGGCGCGCCAAGAGGATCTCGAGCTGATTCGGCTCACCGAGGACGCGCTCGATGCCGCGATTGCCGTCGCACGCGTCGGCAACAAGATCGGCGATATCTCGCACGCCATCGGCGCCGTGGCACACGCGGCGGGCGTCCCGGTCAACCTCGAGTTCGGCGGGCACGGCGTCGGCCGCACGATGCACGGCGACCCGCACGTGGCCAACGACGGCCGCCCCGGCCGCGGCTACCCGCTGAGGCCCGGCCTGGTGATCGCGCTCGAGCCCTGGTTCATGCGCGGAACAGACAAGCTGCGCACCGATGCGGATGGCTGGACCTTGCGCAGCTCAGATGGAAGCAGAACGGCGCACTCGGAGCACACGATAGCCATCACCGAGAGGGGGCCGATCGTCTTGACCGGTCGCGCCCGGCCTGAGGGTCACGACTAG
- a CDS encoding dihydrofolate reductase family protein, which yields MKPHLPFEGCVFLGLSVDDFIARPDGDLSWLISRGEAAGDAGFTPFMQSVDALVMGRGTYEAIAHQPEWPYLGRPVHVLSSSLAADVDERITVHSTFTVAVQALSDAGYRRVYVDGGQTTRAFLEAGLITELTLSRVPVLIGRGVPLFGPLSADIALEHIRTNVLAGGMVQTTYRVLSAPLS from the coding sequence ATGAAGCCTCATCTCCCCTTTGAAGGATGCGTGTTTCTTGGCCTCAGCGTGGACGATTTCATCGCCCGCCCAGACGGCGACCTGTCCTGGCTCATCAGCCGCGGGGAGGCGGCCGGCGACGCAGGTTTCACTCCCTTCATGCAGAGCGTCGACGCCCTGGTGATGGGCAGGGGTACCTACGAAGCCATCGCGCACCAGCCCGAGTGGCCGTACCTGGGTCGCCCGGTGCACGTGTTGAGCAGCTCCCTCGCCGCCGACGTCGACGAGCGCATCACGGTGCACTCCACCTTCACCGTCGCGGTGCAGGCATTGAGCGATGCCGGTTATCGGCGCGTCTATGTCGACGGAGGCCAGACGACGCGCGCCTTCCTTGAAGCAGGGCTTATCACTGAGCTGACCTTGTCTCGCGTGCCGGTGCTCATTGGGCGCGGTGTTCCACTTTTCGGGCCACTCTCAGCCGACATCGCTCTCGAGCACATTCGCACCAACGTGCTCGCCGGCGGAATGGTGCAAACGACGTACCGCGTTCTGTCGGCTCCGCTTTCGTGA
- a CDS encoding helix-turn-helix domain-containing protein → MVRIPLTAEQIERGRMLGRALRNARGARTMVEVASAAGVSVEALRKIETGRSPSPEFFTVAQICGALDISTDELVAARITPDETAIAS, encoded by the coding sequence ATGGTGCGAATCCCGTTGACTGCTGAACAAATCGAGCGCGGGCGGATGCTCGGCAGGGCCCTGCGAAACGCGCGCGGCGCGCGCACGATGGTCGAGGTCGCATCCGCCGCCGGCGTCTCGGTCGAGGCGCTTCGCAAGATCGAGACCGGACGCAGCCCCTCGCCCGAGTTCTTTACCGTCGCGCAGATCTGCGGCGCGCTCGATATCAGCACAGACGAACTCGTCGCAGCTCGAATCACGCCTGACGAGACCGCAATCGCCTCATAG